Below is a genomic region from Fusobacterium nucleatum.
TATCTCTTATTTATTAAAACTTTATTCCATGTAATTTTTCTGCTATCTTCTTTGCTTCTGTAGATATCCTTACCCCTGGGGAAATTCCAGCTAAATCAATTTTTATAATTTTATTCTCTTTAATAGCTTTTAAATCTTTTATAGGGGATTCATTTTTTAAATATTTCACCTTTTCTTCATAATCTCTTCCTTCATAGTCAGGAATTAATATATATTCAGGATTAGAAACTATAATTTTTTCCCAAGTTGAATAGCCCCATGCCTTATTTATTTCAGCAGTAACATTTTCAGCCCCTGCTAATTCAATTATATAGTTTCCTATCCCTTTTCCTCCTAAAACAAAAGGTTGATCATCTCCAGGATCACAAACAAGAACTTTTTTCTTTTGTTTAGGAACTTTTTTTTCAATTTCACTTAATTCTTTTTTTATCTTCTCAACTAGCTCTCTTGCATTTTTTTCTAATTTAAAAATCTTACCAAGTTCTAAAATATCACTATATAAAACTTCTATTCTTTCATCATTTAGTGATTTAAAAATATATACTTGAACTCCATTTTCCTCTAATTCCTTTTTAGGACCTAGATTTCTAGATTTTACTAATCCTTCCCACCCTGTTACAAAATCAGGTCTTACCGAATAAAATAGTTCTTTTGTTGGAAACTTATCCGATAAAATAGGTATTTTCTCAAATCTATCCTTTAATTCAGGTAAAATAGGCGTGTCTAAATATGCTGTTCCAACCATTTGATTTTCCGCACCTATTGAAAGTAAAATTTCTGTTGTAAAATGTGATATAGAAACTGCTCTCTGTGGAGTTTTAGCAAAAACTAAATTTTCAATTAAAAAAATTAATAGAAAAACTTTTTTCATTTTATGCTCCTTATTCTTAATATTTGTTATTGAAAAAATTACAGTTATAAATATTAAAAATCCTTCTTCTATTAGTTTTATTAGTAATATAAAAATTTTTATATTATTATTATGTTTACCAAAACAAAATTATTTTATTAATTATACATTATTTTTGATTTTTTTTCAAGCATTTCCCTTAAAAATAAATCATAAAATTATAATACTATGTGAAAAATATTATATAAATAATTAGCTAAATTTATATTGAATTTATTAAGTTAAGCAAAATATATTTTCTTGTTTTTATTTGAAATATATGATAAAATGTCTAAGAATATTTACCTAATAAAATCAATATATTTTATACATTAACATATTAGAAAATTTGGAATTAAAAATTATTTATTCATTATTAGAAATTTATAACTATACTAAGGAGATTATAATGGTCAAAAATCATTTTATTAACAGAATTTTACAAATTTTAGTAGTTCTTTTTGGAATAAGTTTTTTTACTTTTAGTTTAACTTATTTATCCCCAGGTGATCCTGCTGAGATTATGTTAACTGAGTGTGGAAATATTCCTACACCAGAGTTAGTTGAACAGACAAGGGCAGAACTTGGTTTGGATAAACCTTTTGCTGAGCAATATTTTAGATGGGCATCAAATGTTGCTCATGGAGAGTTTGGAAAATCTTATTCTTTAAGAGTTCCTGTTCTAAGTAAAATAAAAACTGCTTTTATGCCAACATTAAAGCTTTCACTATTATCACTTACATTTATGATAATAATTTCTCTACCGTTAGGTATTCTTGCTGCTTTAAAAGTTAATAAATGGCAGGATTATTTTGTAAGAGCAATAAGTTTTACTGGGCTTTCTATTCCTAGCTTTTGGTTAGGATTAATATTTTTAAGTATTTTTGGTGTAATGCTCCATTGGGTAACTGTTTCAGGTGGTAAGGCTGATTTTAAATCATTAGTATTACCTGCCTTTACACTTGGATTTGCAATGTCAGCAAAATATATAAGACAAGTTAGACATACTGTTTTAGAAGAATTGAATAAAGATTATGTTGTAGGGGCTAGAATGAGGGGTATAAAGGAAAGTACAATACTTATAAAACATGTACTTCCAAATGCTTTAATACCATTAATTACTTTATTAGGTTTATCTCTTGGTAGTTTATTAGGTGGAACAGCTGTTATAGAAATAATTTATAACTTCCCTGGAATGGGAAACTTAGCTATAAAAGCTATATCTTATAGAGATTATCCTTTGGTTCAAGCTTATGTACTGCTTATTGCACTTATTTATTTAGTAATAAATCTTATAGTTGATTTTTCATATAAACTTTTAGATAAGAGAGTTGAGGGGGCAAATTAATTGAAAGTAACAAAATTTATAAAATTACATAAACAACTTGTATTTTTTCTTATAATGGCATTGCTTATTATATTAGTTGCTATTTTTGCAAAACAAATTGCTCCTAGAGATCCTTTGATTGCTATAATGGAAAAACCTTTGCGTGCTCCTGATAAAATAAACTTATTAGGAACTGATACACTAGGAAGAGATATTTTATCTCGTATTATTTATGGAGCTAGATATTCACTTTTTATGACATTAATGCTTGTTGCTGTTGTTTTTACTCTTGGAACTACTTTGGGGCTTTTAGCAGGATACTTTGGTGGAATTGTTGATACTATTATAATGAGACTTGCTGATATGATGGTATCTTTCCCAGGTATTATTCTTGCAATAGCTATTGCTGGACTTTTAGGTCCCAGTATGACAAATGCAATAATTGCAATTTCGGCAGTTACTTGGCCTAAATATGCAAGACTTTCAAGAAGTATGGTTTTAAAAATAAAAAAAGAATTATATGTTGAAGCTGCAAGGCTTACTGGAAGTAGAGATAAAGATATTTTATTCAAATATATTTTACCAAATATGATTACTCTTATGTTAGTAACTGCAATTTCAGATATAGGAGCATTGATGCTTGAAATTTCTGCATTATCATTTTTAGGCTTTGGAGCTCAACCTCCTATTCCAGAATGGGGTTCGATGTTAAATGAAGGAAGAACATATCTTGCAAAAGCTCCTTGGCTTATGTTATATCCTGGAATGGCAATAGTTATAGTTGTGGTTGTCTTTAATATGCTTGGAGATAATATTAAAGATTTAATTGATATTAAGGAAGAAGATTTTTAAGAAGCAATAAAATTTTAATATATTAACAAAAAAGGAAAGGTGGTAATTAATGAAAATTTTTTCAAAGAAAAGTTTTGCTTTTCTAATGGCAATTTTAATGATGTTTACTTTGGTAGCTTGTGGAGGAGATAAAAAAGAAGAAACTTCTGCAACAGGGACAACAAATGCTAATGGAGAACTAGTGATAGGTGTTACAAGTTTTGCAGATACTCTTGAACCTACTGAACAATATTTTAGTTGGGTTATAACTCGTTATGGTGTTGGAGAAAACTTAGTTCGTTTTGATGAAAACGGAGAATTAGAACCATCACTTGCAGAAGAATGGAAAGTTAGTGATGATAAATTAACTTGGGAATTTAAAATCAGAGATGGAGTTAAATTCTCTAATGGTAATCCTTTAACAGCTGAAGCAGTAAAATCTTCTTTTGAAAGAACATTTAAAAAGAGTAAAAGAGCAGAAGGATTTTTCAAACCTACTTCAATAGTTGCTGATGGTCAAACTTTAAAAATAACTACTGAAAAACCAGTTGCTATTTTACCTCAATGTTTAGCAGACCCTCTATTCCTAATAATAGATACTTCTGATAATGTTGAAGAATATACAACAAATGCTCCTATTTGTACAGGTCCTTATGTATTTAAAGAATTTGTACCTACTGAATATGCAATAGTAGAAAGAAATGAAAATTATTGGGGTGGAAAACCTGGTCTTGCAAAAGTTACTTTTAAATGTATCAATGACCAAAGTACTCGTGCTTTATCTTTAAAAAGTGGTGAAATTGGAGCTGCTTACAATTTAAAGATTGAAAACAAGGCTGACTTTGAAGGTCAAAATGATATAAATATTCAAGAATTAAAATCACTTAGATCTACTTATGCTTTTATGAATCAAAATGGGGTTTTAAAGGATATTGCACTTCGTCAAGCATTACTTAGAGCTTTGGATAAAAAAGTATATTGCGAAAATCTATTAGGTGGAGCAGCTACTCCTGGTAAAGCACCTATTCCTCCAACATTAGATTTTGGATTTGATAAACTTGTTGATGAAAATGCTTATAATCCTGAAAGTGCAAAAGAAATATTAGCAAAAGCTGGATATAAAGATGTAGATGGTGATGGATTTATTGAAAAACCAGATGGTTCTAAACTTGATTTAAACTTTGTAATCTATACAAGTAGAGAAGAATTAAAAGTTTATGCACAAGCTGCTCAAGCTAACTTAAAAGATGTTGGTATTAAAGTTACTTTAAAAACTGTTAGTTATGAAACTCTTCTAGATATGAGAGATTCTGGAAACTTTGATTTGTTGATTTGGAATGTACTTGCTGCTAATACAGGAGATCCTGAAAAATATCTATATGAAAACTGGGATAGTGAATCTGCATCTAACCAAGCAGGATATAAGAATGCAAAAGTTGATGAATTACTAGATAAATTAAATGTAGAATTTGATCCAGAAAAGAGAAAAGAATTAGTAATAGAAATTCAACAATTAATAATGAATGATGCTGCAACAGTGTTCTTTGGATATGAAACTACTTTCTTATTCTCTAATAAAAAAGTACAAAATCTAAAAATGTTCCCAATGGATTACTATTGGTTAACAAAAGATGTTACAGTTGCTGAATAGAAGGAGAAATAATGTTAGAAATTAAAGATTTAACGATACAATATGGAGAGAAAGATGCTGTTGTTGAAAATTTTTCTTTAACCATGAA
It encodes:
- a CDS encoding ABC transporter substrate-binding protein, yielding MKKVFLLIFLIENLVFAKTPQRAVSISHFTTEILLSIGAENQMVGTAYLDTPILPELKDRFEKIPILSDKFPTKELFYSVRPDFVTGWEGLVKSRNLGPKKELEENGVQVYIFKSLNDERIEVLYSDILELGKIFKLEKNARELVEKIKKELSEIEKKVPKQKKKVLVCDPGDDQPFVLGGKGIGNYIIELAGAENVTAEINKAWGYSTWEKIIVSNPEYILIPDYEGRDYEEKVKYLKNESPIKDLKAIKENKIIKIDLAGISPGVRISTEAKKIAEKLHGIKF
- the nikB gene encoding nickel ABC transporter permease — encoded protein: MVKNHFINRILQILVVLFGISFFTFSLTYLSPGDPAEIMLTECGNIPTPELVEQTRAELGLDKPFAEQYFRWASNVAHGEFGKSYSLRVPVLSKIKTAFMPTLKLSLLSLTFMIIISLPLGILAALKVNKWQDYFVRAISFTGLSIPSFWLGLIFLSIFGVMLHWVTVSGGKADFKSLVLPAFTLGFAMSAKYIRQVRHTVLEELNKDYVVGARMRGIKESTILIKHVLPNALIPLITLLGLSLGSLLGGTAVIEIIYNFPGMGNLAIKAISYRDYPLVQAYVLLIALIYLVINLIVDFSYKLLDKRVEGAN
- a CDS encoding ABC transporter substrate-binding protein, whose protein sequence is MKIFSKKSFAFLMAILMMFTLVACGGDKKEETSATGTTNANGELVIGVTSFADTLEPTEQYFSWVITRYGVGENLVRFDENGELEPSLAEEWKVSDDKLTWEFKIRDGVKFSNGNPLTAEAVKSSFERTFKKSKRAEGFFKPTSIVADGQTLKITTEKPVAILPQCLADPLFLIIDTSDNVEEYTTNAPICTGPYVFKEFVPTEYAIVERNENYWGGKPGLAKVTFKCINDQSTRALSLKSGEIGAAYNLKIENKADFEGQNDINIQELKSLRSTYAFMNQNGVLKDIALRQALLRALDKKVYCENLLGGAATPGKAPIPPTLDFGFDKLVDENAYNPESAKEILAKAGYKDVDGDGFIEKPDGSKLDLNFVIYTSREELKVYAQAAQANLKDVGIKVTLKTVSYETLLDMRDSGNFDLLIWNVLAANTGDPEKYLYENWDSESASNQAGYKNAKVDELLDKLNVEFDPEKRKELVIEIQQLIMNDAATVFFGYETTFLFSNKKVQNLKMFPMDYYWLTKDVTVAE
- the nikC gene encoding nickel transporter permease, whose product is MKVTKFIKLHKQLVFFLIMALLIILVAIFAKQIAPRDPLIAIMEKPLRAPDKINLLGTDTLGRDILSRIIYGARYSLFMTLMLVAVVFTLGTTLGLLAGYFGGIVDTIIMRLADMMVSFPGIILAIAIAGLLGPSMTNAIIAISAVTWPKYARLSRSMVLKIKKELYVEAARLTGSRDKDILFKYILPNMITLMLVTAISDIGALMLEISALSFLGFGAQPPIPEWGSMLNEGRTYLAKAPWLMLYPGMAIVIVVVVFNMLGDNIKDLIDIKEEDF